The region tattcgtgcgcgaatcaaccGCTGCATCATTCCGTAGGAGTATTATGACTAACAACGAAAACCTTGCCTTCCAAAATGTAAGTTCACCAACACAACCACAACATAACACATAAAACTCATGCCTTTTCAGATAAAAAAGtcactttagggaaaataaattaaactctcatctccatctccaaaACTACTAATTCATTTCTgggagttccaaccttaaattaAGGAAACACAAGCCcacaaaacataaaaactaatataGAACAACaatcaaactaaataaataaaatgcaaaaccaATCAACCTAAAATCCCTAAATTACTACCTTCACTGGTGGTTTTACTGGGATTCTACTCGTGGTGATGCTAGATCTGTTCAAAAGTCTATGTCGTGGAGATCATCGGACGGGAAGGGCTTATGGCGTGGAGAGGCAATCTCAGATCAGGAGGAGAAATGGGGGCGCTCGGACAAGGGTTTCGGTCGATGTGATCTTCGGGACATGAGAAAGGGTTGATGAACGAAATGGTAAAGTTCTGAGCTGATGTGGCTGGTTGACATTGCAGTGGGCAAAGAAATGGTGGTGAGGTGGAATGCCACTTAAGATCCTTTTTAAAACAGATAATACACGTCGGATGCCACCTCAGCACCTTCGCCCGAAACAGCCCCCAAACATAAAATTGTGGCCATGAGTGTGACCGGAGGTAAATTTTGTGGCCAcatcgttacaaaaaaaaagtatgtgGCCACAACGCTATATGTACGAAACATTTGTGCCCACCAGTGATACTTACCCGTGTTATATGGGAAAATACTCTTTGTTCCAATCCAAACATGGTGTTAATATACAAGTAACATTACACAGCAATGGAATATTAAAAAGTTTTCTAACTCAAAACACAGCAGAAGTGAAGCTTGCAAAGGATATCTAGCAACCTCCACTTCATGAAATTCACCTAAAAGAACTTTCTTGTGCTGTTTTACACTCATGCACTGTAACATGGATGTATAGAATCATGATCACTAAAAGAGGCCTCTTTAATATTAGCTGCCTCTCTTCCCTTCCCCCATAACACAATGTATAGCCCAAGCACAATCAACACGGCTCCAAGCACACTGAACAAATGCATGAGATTAAACATTTGTTTGGGcaatcacaataaaaagtacaacaaggttatatataataagaacaAACATTAATATTACCTTCCAAGGTGCAGTTTTTCATCAAGAAGTAGTGAACCTAGTAGAGCCACAATGACAAGCATGAGTGGATTGAAAACAGAAGCATATAAAGGCCCCTTCTTTCTTATGCACCATGCCATTACTGTGACACTCAATCCTGATGCAACTATTCCCTACCATAAAACAGGAGATTGTATAATATACATATGAACAAAGATTAATCTACTTCATATTCTGTATtctttgatatatgtatatatatatatatatatatataccgagCAGACAGCAGTAAGAAGTCGGACGTCGAACCCCATTCTCCATTGCACCCATTCACTATCCATAGCTAGGGCAAAGCAAGCAGATTGCACCGCAGCCATTAAACACATGAGAGCAGTGAGCGAGTACTGACAGGGAAACAGTTTAATAGCCTTGGCCTGATAGCCAAACACACACACTGACTATGTTAGCTCATGAGACTAAAAacaccatgcatgcatgcattagTACGTTGGGATAATCACCTGAATTATCAACCAAATGGAATAAGAAATACAACTGGCTAAAGCCAGCATTAAGCCTTTGACTAAATTATCGTGGTCTTGATGAGGGATTGCATGGCTTGTTCCTTGGTGACCTTCCATGATGTTGTAGCTTTTGGGCCAAATATTTATCTGCACTCCTTTATAGAAGGTCAGAAGCATAGCACCTCCTATCCCTATCAATGTTCCCAATACCTTTGCTTGTCCTGACATAGTTTTGATGTGCAAACTCTCCAATCTATCACAATGAAGTGTAAATGCATGCATTGagatcctttatatatatatatatatatattattttgtctttatttgcAAGGAATATTATGTGATTGATATACCCGAAAATGATTGCTAAAATGAACGTCATTGCAGGGGTGAGATTAGTCATTGCGGAGGTAAAGGTTGCTGAAGTAAGTTTAATGCTAGCTATGTACAAGTTCTGAGTCAATGTACCCCTGAACAATTAATAGCATCCACAAAATTAATCTCTTTTGATAACTTGCAAAgtgtatatagatatatatttgcAGTTTTCAACCATAAAAGTTCATGAAGGTGAAGGACTGTGATACTTGAAACTAAGGATAAAAAATGGTCCACGCTCTCGTGATACTGTTGTATTTGGATAACTTAAAATAAACTGGTTGGATGGATGTTGAGACTTTGAGAATAGTTCATGGGAATCTTgtgaagttatatatatatatatatattatagcttACCCAAAGAATCCCACTGAGAAAGGAGTAAAACAAGATCATCCATGTCATACCAGGCCTTTTCTTCCTGCAAgagcaaaaaattattattattattattattattactactactacagtactactaCTACTTATAAATAAAACAGGCTTTCCTatttcaaaacaataaattaaaaactataaataactgaatctttttctttttttaccccaaaaaaaagtttttctaattaatttaaagttgatatatatgtatagctCCTTAACTAACTTAATATTTCGGTCTTTGTGCATTCAATATGAACACTGATCGATGACCATCCTTAAATGACGCCATTGCATTAAAGCACAACATTTATGTCTCAAATGCATCACTTATTCACTCGAttgaatcaaaagaaacaagaatgtatacaagaaaaaaaaaagaaaaaaccaaaatcatatcaagatgtatatatatatataaagaacaagaaacaaaatgaaTGAAACACATGAAAAAACTAGTTAAAAGAATGCAAACCTCTCAATGAAGTAGGCAAGAGGAGAAAAGAAGGCAGCTGCGAAGATGTATCTATATGCTACCATGATCCTCATGTCCATGCCATCATTGACAGCAAGCTTGTACAAGATGTTAGTCCCTGCAAGCACAACTTGCACAAAAGCCATGCACAGAGCtggcttcatcttctccaaccCTTCATGATGCTCAAACCCTCCCATTCTTCACTTGATTACTCTTCTTCAACACAACAAgcacacacagagagagagagagagagagagagagagatgaaacAAGAACCACAGAAGGAAATATGGTTCTCATTGAGGTACTACTTTTTATAGGGAGACGGAGAGAGATAGGGGCGGAGCCAGAAATTTTAAAGAAGGGGCGAACGACAAGGgataattatttactttttaatttataacaGGGTTttaaaaaagtgaataaataatACGACACATCTCAGGTCATGAATCACACACAGttcattcaattaaaaatagaaaataacaaaataagaaaagtaaaatacaaggaaatctcaaccAGCAATATATTAATTTGTCACTCTACTTTATACCATTTATCCGTTATCACACAACCCCTATTTAAACaacataagttttatttaaagcataatattttattttgttttttaattgttcaCGTTCTAAGAGTGAtaaatatctttatttaaatttaggattttagTAATGTATCGATAAAGTCTATTTAATATATGcgattatattttaattaatagtattttctaaaaaataaactatctttttatatttaaaatcatgTAAATCCCGCTAATCACCATaccccatgttttttttattggccCAATTATTAGACTCTACTGGATCGTGCTTTTTGGCTTTCTAATGCTAAAAGTTAAGTGAATCGATTCGGATCCATTAACACAGGATGTGCTTTTGTGATACCACGAAGGCATGGATGGATTATCTCGAACAAGAGAGCTGAACATCTGAACAAAGGGCGGCAATCGGACAGGGGTGAATAGTGGAAAAATATATCAGAAGGAGGGTGGAAGAAGAGGATGAGACGGAGGTATGAGGGGGCTGGGGTCAATGGACCCAGCTGAACAGGGGGCGGTGCCCTTGTGCCTTCACCCCTAGAGAGAGATAGTACGATTTGTGTTTGGAAAGAGGAAGAGAGGTAAGAATTTGTCagaatattaatttgattataaaatttatattttaaataatactcCCTCCGTTACTTTTTAGTTGTCACGTTTTGGAGCtcttttttattcctttttatttgtcacattagaaatattgtgcaacattaaataatttttttttccaaatttaccctttaatttaatgtacatgtacaattttcaataaatcacagtGAGCTAAGTATTACATTATATACTCCACTAGTGAGGGTTTAAATAGGGGTAGCTTTGGAAAGTaatggaattttttataaaatataggtaacaAACTAACTTTAACCAAACTTTCTTAATCAGTGTGAATTAGGTAAAGttgacaactaaaaaggaatggagggagtataaATAAAGGGTTGGAGTTGGTTATAGTGGGACAATTGCGGTCACAACAAAGTCACTCGTGGCAGTGCCCGTGTGGCGTGTTGGGCGGTTGTTTGTACATGTGTCAGTATGAGATGAGATGAGGTGTTGTGTTTCGCTGGCTGCTATTGGGGTAGAACAGCAAACGACATGGGGAACCAGTGAgaaaaaagatttaataaaattattatcgcccttatatatatatatatatatatatatatatatatatatatatcattggtAAATTTAAAACGTCAtctaataattgaaaaatatgtaaaatatttttatatacataattttaaatatttaatgcttGGCATAAGTATatatttagcatttttttttacatttatattttaagttgtagtaattatttataaaaattggcTTATTGATAAAAATGAGGAATTGCGCATTTCCTCCCTGCATCTTTGTCACTTGAACAAAACACCCATTGACTTTTCACACGTCTAAAACATTCCTCCTTTTTgaataattaacttttaaattcAACGGAGGAGTATTTTTAATGAAGTTACCATTATGCCCccttttttttgtataataaaattttttgttttccaaagCCTATAactgttaaataatttttagttttgtcaGAAGGACTTAAAGGTATATTTCAAAAGTGATAGGgactaataaatattttttcttaaaatttttagttatttttgcaAAGCTTATAACTGTCAAACCATCAAATCATTTTGTTTTCCAAGATAAAAATCCTTGAAAAGAGCTCCTTCTTTCCTAATTTTTTAAGTTCTCATTGCCTGAACTAAAGAGAACTTTAGAGATAACCGTGCTTGTATATTTTGTTACAATTGTTTGCACTTAGATTTTGTCTAATCTAAGAGAACCCATCTTTAACAGAAAAATATGAAGTCAGAGGTTGAAagtaagaagaaagagaaataatcaaagaaaaggaaagcaaGTGCAACAATAGTTGTGAAACATTACTATTATGACCCCAAGCTTGAGAAGTATGAAGGTTTGGTGACACCCAAGGCCGGCACCACATTTTTGCTCAAAAATTATGTAATGTTGGGATTTTTTGCCAATATGTAAAGATAGCGACTATGTGATTGGTTTGGCACATTTTGAGAGCATTATGTGACTAGAGTTTGTTTGATCAGTTATGCACAAATCACTTTGTGTTATTGTGAGAAAagcttaaaaaaacaaattgatcaaGTTATATGAGGGGAAGTTAGTAAGCGTCGTTATTATTTATTGCGAAATAGggatattatataatattgttattCCTTTATTATAGCACATAAATCATTAATAATACTTTTTTAGTGGCCAATATTTGTTGTTTATGCTTAGTTTATCACTTTTTACCTTAATACTAGGTTTTATTGTTCACATTTTGCtataaaatatgtaatattgTACAATATTGTTCAAAATCTGGTGTAACAAATTATTATATCTAGTTATGTTTATTATGGCTTCTACCTATTTAATTTGTAAGaaaactatttattattgtaGTATACATGTTTAGTTTCTTACACAACATATTTACTGgcatgtttatttgtttgtgctaggaacaaaatatttatattccatattaattatgcattttgtgctaatgtttgctatttttcacCAATTTTTTGAACTCTATCTAGCAAACCAGTTTGAGATTGATCTAATCAGTTTAGCGCAAGTCAATTCTAGGAATACATGATGGGCTATATAGAGCTAtcaaattcatgaaaataaaacctgaaaggaaaaaataacACTACTAAAAATAGTTCAGAGTGTCACAAACAACCTCCATACCTAATGAATTTTATCTCTTAGAAGAAGCAACTTGTAGGTTTGATACAATTGGATAAGATGCAACAGATGACCTTGTCTATCTTTCTTAACTCTCAAATTGACAAGTAATTAGTGTATTGtctaatttcaaattaattcatttaatatgAGTGttttctattatatgtaatttGATGTCAATTATTATAGTATGTAAACATTTAGGATTGGTGTTTATTGAGTAAAATGTATGTTTGCCGCTCAGTTTCAGGatgaattttttaatatcatgaCTATCTACTTAGTTTCTAGCTTATCCATTTATTTGTTGCATTAtatcttcattattaattatatttggttattttgaGAAAAGTTATTTAGTTTTAGATTGAGgaggaaaaagaataaaaaaacaaatggatTTTTAAGCAAGCTAAAAAGGGCAGCCAATTAATGATTGACAAGACTCTACATCAATGTTTCTCCAAAAAAGTACAAGGTCAATTGAgtcaatttttaaaagtatcACGGTTCATAGTGACGGCAAGGACCTAAAAAGATGAAGTTTAAAGAAGAGGGTTTGAATGGTATATAATTTTGTCATAAGGACTTAAAGGTATGTTTGAAAAGTGACagggactaataaataatttttccaaaaaaatttatatacagTAAGGAAAAAATAATCTTACCCCTATAATaagatatttgatattttatgttAGAAATTCTCAAAGTACAAAATCTAAACATGTactaattatgttaattatatatatatacatataattagtataattaataGCAAAAGTAACTAAGATAAGTGACAacccccttgcgtgtgacccgtaagtgcacggatttgtcaaagtaataaatcccaagtgagttgggtatcgtatccacaaggtgtagggaaaaaaaatacctaaattgctacttaaccaagtgaagatgaataatgattgtgttgataagatgtgatgtaaacaaaaataaaaggaacaagaatgagaggcataagtaaatgagaggtaagacaatcgatagaagtgggatactcggacaatgctccccctaagacttaagcttcaagtacaagacctaccattatacttcctaattaatgatcaatgagtcgtggaaatcctaaagcacacggccccaaacctaaggtcaactgtgactagcccTACACtgtgtcccggtggagaaatcgctcagtctcaatacctcacactgaacaaagttgcatggagttctagggagtccaagtgataaaccctattcctatgtgtagatctaaccctttggtccaggcgaaagatccctagttattattaagcccaagatactaaagtcacttcaattcttcactctgttgctcacgcaactaagccccaatggagttcatcccttagcatttcactctattgtaaccgtaaagaactctaggaaattgaggtaggataaatcacatcggagggaaaggggacgctccgctacctctcgactcaccatccaatatagctttgtctaaccctcatggcttgtcacccatccacaaagattaccaatattgactctcaaccctagtgtcactctaagggagaaattattcaacaagcattcaagattggaactcaattaaaagcaaaaattaTGGAAAACTATAAtagaaggtcaatgaaacaataacatcctagggtttacaaaatccatgtacccactaggaggtttagc is a window of Dioscorea cayenensis subsp. rotundata cultivar TDr96_F1 chromosome 5, TDr96_F1_v2_PseudoChromosome.rev07_lg8_w22 25.fasta, whole genome shotgun sequence DNA encoding:
- the LOC120260195 gene encoding WAT1-related protein At1g25270-like, translating into MKPALCMAFVQVVLAGTNILYKLAVNDGMDMRIMVAYRYIFAAAFFSPLAYFIERKKRPGMTWMILFYSFLSGILWYHESVDHFLSLVSSITVLHLHELLWGTLTQNLYIASIKLTSATFTSAMTNLTPAMTFILAIIFGLESLHIKTMSGQAKVLGTLIGIGGAMLLTFYKGVQINIWPKSYNIMEGHQGTSHAIPHQDHDNLVKGLMLALASCISYSIWLIIQAKAIKLFPCQYSLTALMCLMAAVQSACFALAMDSEWVQWRMGFDVRLLTAVCSGIVASGLSVTVMAWCIRKKGPLYASVFNPLMLVIVALLGSLLLDEKLHLGSVLGAVLIVLGLYIVLWGKGREAANIKEASFSDHDSIHPCYSA